In Flammeovirgaceae bacterium 311, one DNA window encodes the following:
- a CDS encoding sodium/hydrogen exchanger (COG3263 NhaP-type Na+/H+ and K+/H+ antiporters with a unique C-terminal domain): MNLTIENILLIGSILLFVSIMAGKTSYRFGVPTLIFFLIVGMLAGSEGLGKINFDNPATAQFVGVLALNFILFSGGLDTKWDYIKPVLSKGVLLSTVGVLITTVSVGAFIWQVTNFSLLEGLLLGAIVSSTDAAAVFSILRAKSVGLKKNLRPTLELESGSNDPMAYFLTITLTSLVVNQDQSLVSVIPVFIKQILFGVAVGLGMGKLSVMIINRIRLDFEGLYPVLVIALMGFIFSFTDFIGGNGFLAIYLSSVYIGNHDIIHKKTIMRFFDGFAWLMQIVLFLTLGLLVFPSHIYPIIGIGILISLFMILVARPISVYVCLAFFKMKNREKLFISWVGLRGAVPIVFATYPLIAGVDKAGMIFNIVFFISVSSVLLQGTTLPLVAKWLGVSVPEKAKRRTPLDIELSDHVKTELNEIVVPRDTAIVGKKIVELGFPKTAIIAMIKRDGKYITPNGSTELQALDLLMVLAEDEEGMDAVYESLQISE; this comes from the coding sequence ATGAATTTAACCATAGAGAACATCCTGCTGATAGGATCCATTCTCCTTTTTGTGAGTATAATGGCAGGCAAAACCTCATACCGTTTTGGGGTGCCTACGCTTATTTTCTTCCTGATTGTAGGCATGCTTGCCGGATCGGAGGGCTTGGGCAAGATAAATTTTGATAATCCTGCCACTGCCCAGTTTGTGGGGGTGCTGGCTCTGAATTTCATCCTTTTCTCCGGTGGTCTGGATACCAAATGGGACTATATAAAACCTGTGCTTAGCAAGGGTGTACTGCTCTCTACGGTGGGTGTGTTGATTACTACGGTTAGCGTGGGGGCTTTTATCTGGCAAGTCACTAACTTTAGTTTACTGGAGGGGCTTTTGCTGGGAGCCATTGTTTCTTCTACCGATGCTGCGGCAGTATTCTCCATTTTAAGAGCCAAGAGCGTGGGTTTAAAAAAGAACCTGCGGCCAACGCTGGAGCTGGAAAGTGGGAGTAACGATCCGATGGCTTACTTCCTGACCATTACCCTTACCTCCCTGGTGGTAAACCAGGACCAGAGCCTGGTATCGGTCATTCCTGTCTTTATCAAACAGATACTCTTTGGCGTAGCGGTTGGCCTGGGAATGGGCAAGCTCAGTGTTATGATCATTAACAGGATCAGGCTTGATTTTGAAGGCCTCTACCCCGTGCTGGTGATTGCCCTGATGGGATTTATTTTTTCCTTTACCGACTTTATTGGCGGCAACGGTTTTCTCGCCATTTATCTCTCGTCCGTTTACATAGGCAACCACGATATTATCCACAAGAAAACCATCATGCGCTTTTTTGACGGATTTGCCTGGCTGATGCAGATTGTACTTTTTCTTACCCTGGGTCTGCTGGTATTTCCCTCACACATCTATCCTATTATAGGCATTGGGATACTCATTTCGCTGTTCATGATCCTGGTGGCCCGCCCCATAAGTGTGTATGTCTGCCTGGCATTTTTTAAGATGAAGAACAGGGAAAAGCTATTTATTTCCTGGGTGGGACTTCGGGGAGCTGTGCCTATTGTATTTGCTACCTATCCCCTGATTGCCGGGGTTGATAAGGCTGGGATGATCTTCAATATTGTATTTTTTATTTCCGTTAGTTCTGTACTGCTGCAGGGCACTACCCTGCCCCTGGTGGCTAAGTGGCTGGGGGTGTCGGTGCCTGAGAAAGCAAAAAGAAGAACGCCGCTGGATATTGAACTATCAGATCATGTAAAGACAGAGCTGAATGAAATTGTTGTTCCCAGGGATACAGCCATAGTAGGAAAGAAGATTGTAGAGCTGGGCTTTCCGAAAACTGCCATCATTGCCATGATCAAAAGAGACGGCAAATACATTACCCCCAATGGCTCTACAGAATTACAGGCACTGGATTTACTGATGGTGCTGGCCGAAGACGAGGAAGGCATGGATGCTGTTTATGAAAGCCTGCAAATCTCGGAATAA
- a CDS encoding aerobic-type carbon monoxide dehydrogenase, small subunit CoxS/CutS-like protein (COG2080 Aerobic-type carbon monoxide dehydrogenase, small subunit CoxS/CutS homologs), translating to MEKSTIAPVPKEKISLSINGSEQQLEVEVWTTLLDLLREHLHLTGTKKGCDQGQCGACTILLDGKRINSCLSLAVMHDGSEITTIEGLAQEGELHPVQQAFIDHDAFQCGYCTPGQICSTIGLIREGKAKTPDDIRDLMSGNICRCGAYSNIVKVVQEALERSQQA from the coding sequence ATGGAAAAAAGTACAATAGCGCCTGTTCCGAAAGAAAAAATCAGCCTCAGCATTAACGGATCTGAACAGCAACTGGAAGTAGAGGTCTGGACCACCCTGCTGGACCTGTTGCGGGAACACCTGCATTTAACGGGAACCAAGAAAGGCTGCGACCAGGGCCAGTGCGGTGCCTGCACCATTCTGCTGGATGGCAAACGCATTAACTCCTGCCTTTCACTGGCCGTGATGCACGATGGCTCTGAGATTACCACCATCGAGGGGCTGGCGCAGGAGGGTGAACTGCACCCGGTGCAGCAGGCCTTTATCGATCACGATGCTTTCCAGTGCGGTTATTGCACGCCCGGGCAAATCTGCTCCACCATTGGCCTGATCAGGGAGGGGAAAGCCAAAACTCCAGATGATATACGGGACCTGATGAGCGGCAACATCTGCCGCTGTGGTGCTTATAGCAATATTGTAAAAGTGGTGCAGGAAGCGCTGGAAAGGAGCCAGCAGGCATGA
- a CDS encoding hypothetical protein (COG2151 Predicted metal-sulfur cluster biosynthetic enzyme) → MNISTNNPDMGAIATEALKQVIDPEIGLNIVDLGLVYRIDFLEEERQIVLEMTLTTQFCPMGEAITNSARESLQETFGDYTTEINLVFEPRWGHHLITEEGNMFLNS, encoded by the coding sequence ATGAATATTAGCACCAATAACCCTGATATGGGTGCCATTGCCACAGAGGCACTCAAACAAGTAATCGATCCGGAGATAGGTCTCAATATAGTAGACCTGGGACTTGTATACCGAATAGACTTCCTGGAGGAAGAAAGGCAAATAGTACTAGAAATGACCCTTACCACCCAATTTTGTCCCATGGGCGAGGCCATTACAAACAGTGCCCGTGAAAGTTTGCAGGAAACCTTTGGAGACTATACAACAGAAATCAATTTGGTTTTTGAACCTCGGTGGGGCCATCATCTCATTACCGAAGAGGGTAATATGTTCTTAAACAGTTAA
- a CDS encoding BadM/Rrf2 family transcriptional regulator (COG1959 Predicted transcriptional regulator), producing the protein MLSYTCKTAIKAVIYLASGTERGEKKSIKDIADHIDASGHTVSKMLQTLVKRGVINSTKGPSGGFYISEEQKLQPIIYIVEAIDGMSLFKECGLGLSKCSETHPCPIHDQYKKPRELIEKLFRENRVLDLCQPVNSGMAYLIG; encoded by the coding sequence ATGCTAAGCTATACCTGTAAAACGGCCATCAAAGCTGTTATTTACTTGGCCTCCGGAACAGAAAGGGGCGAGAAGAAATCCATCAAGGACATTGCAGACCATATTGATGCCAGCGGCCATACCGTTAGCAAAATGCTGCAAACCCTTGTAAAAAGAGGGGTAATTAACAGCACCAAGGGACCTTCCGGAGGCTTTTACATCAGTGAAGAGCAGAAGTTGCAGCCCATCATCTACATTGTAGAGGCCATCGATGGCATGAGCCTTTTTAAAGAATGCGGCCTTGGCCTAAGCAAATGTTCAGAAACCCACCCCTGCCCCATCCATGATCAGTATAAAAAACCCCGCGAGCTGATTGAAAAGCTGTTCAGGGAAAATAGGGTGCTGGACCTCTGCCAGCCGGTAAACAGTGGCATGGCCTATCTGATCGGGTAG
- a CDS encoding putative oxidoreductase, LLM family protein (COG2141 Coenzyme F420-dependent N5,N10-methylene tetrahydromethanopterin reductase and related flavin-dependent oxidoreductases) has translation MEIGICTFADVGTHPVTKETIAPYQRLRNLMEEIELADQLGLDVFAVGEHHRPDYAVSSPATILAAAAVRTKNIKLSSGVTVLSSDDPVRVFQQFATVDLLSGGRAEIMAGRGSFIESFPLFGQDLKDYDTLFSEKLKMLVQLNESEKISWEGTHTQSINNRGVYPRPHQEKLPIWVAVGGTPESVVRAAEYGLPMTLAIIGGMPARFAPFAQLYREVYEKAGHDLSQLQFCVNSHTYIADTSQQAHDEFYPPYADVMARIGRERGWSGMNRQQFDASTTKQGALLVGSPQQVVDKILYEYELFGNTRFLAQMSIGALPHKQAMRSIELLGTQVAPEVKKHTAGKEAKKD, from the coding sequence ATGGAAATAGGCATTTGCACCTTTGCCGATGTAGGTACCCATCCGGTAACCAAAGAAACCATCGCTCCTTACCAGCGGCTGCGCAACCTCATGGAAGAGATCGAGCTTGCCGATCAGCTGGGCCTGGATGTATTTGCGGTTGGGGAACACCACCGGCCGGATTATGCCGTCTCCTCACCGGCCACCATATTGGCGGCCGCCGCAGTACGTACTAAAAACATCAAATTATCCAGTGGTGTAACGGTCTTAAGTTCTGATGATCCGGTACGGGTATTCCAGCAATTTGCTACGGTAGATCTGCTGTCGGGTGGCCGGGCAGAAATTATGGCGGGGCGCGGATCGTTCATTGAATCATTTCCGCTCTTTGGCCAGGACCTGAAAGATTACGACACCCTGTTTTCAGAAAAGCTGAAGATGCTGGTGCAGCTCAATGAAAGTGAAAAAATCAGCTGGGAAGGCACGCATACACAATCCATCAACAATCGGGGCGTATACCCGCGTCCGCACCAGGAAAAGCTACCCATCTGGGTGGCGGTAGGCGGCACACCGGAATCAGTAGTACGTGCAGCCGAGTATGGCCTGCCTATGACGCTTGCCATTATTGGCGGTATGCCTGCACGTTTTGCTCCCTTTGCCCAGCTATACCGGGAGGTATATGAAAAAGCGGGGCATGATCTAAGCCAGCTGCAGTTTTGCGTGAACTCGCACACTTACATTGCCGACACCTCCCAGCAGGCCCATGATGAATTTTACCCACCCTATGCCGATGTCATGGCACGAATAGGTAGGGAAAGAGGCTGGTCTGGCATGAACCGCCAGCAATTCGATGCCTCCACCACCAAGCAGGGTGCTTTGCTCGTTGGCAGCCCGCAGCAGGTGGTCGATAAGATCTTATATGAATACGAACTGTTTGGCAACACGCGCTTCCTGGCGCAAATGAGCATAGGTGCCCTGCCACATAAACAAGCCATGCGCTCTATAGAACTGCTAGGCACTCAGGTGGCACCGGAGGTAAAAAAACATACGGCAGGCAAAGAAGCGAAGAAAGACTGA
- a CDS encoding respiratory nitrate reductase, cytochrome c (COG2010 Cytochrome c, mono- and diheme variants) gives MKKIVFSVFMLMLLGSGVYAQSRSGKEIFSANCQTCHSIGKGDVLGPDLAGVTERRDTDWIKNFITNSQKMVAAGDEQAVKVFNEYNKIPMPPHNFKDEELNNLISYLDEAGQEASAPAEQAAAPAETTDSGNVALAESDSSPSVWIMLILGSLGVAVILLSITAFHLFRVLKS, from the coding sequence ATGAAAAAAATAGTATTCTCTGTATTTATGCTGATGCTGCTAGGGTCTGGGGTGTATGCCCAGAGCCGCTCAGGCAAAGAAATTTTCTCTGCAAACTGTCAGACCTGCCACTCCATTGGCAAAGGCGATGTGCTGGGTCCCGACCTGGCAGGCGTTACAGAAAGGAGAGATACGGACTGGATCAAGAATTTTATTACCAATTCGCAAAAGATGGTAGCCGCGGGAGATGAACAGGCTGTGAAGGTTTTCAATGAGTACAACAAAATTCCAATGCCTCCGCATAATTTTAAAGATGAAGAGCTGAATAACCTGATCAGCTACCTTGACGAAGCCGGACAGGAAGCAAGCGCCCCCGCTGAGCAGGCAGCAGCACCGGCTGAAACAACTGATTCAGGGAATGTAGCCCTGGCAGAATCTGATAGTAGTCCCAGCGTTTGGATCATGCTGATCCTGGGTAGCCTGGGTGTAGCTGTTATATTGTTATCCATCACTGCATTTCATTTATTCCGCGTATTAAAAAGCTAA
- a CDS encoding glycoside hydrolase 15-like protein (COG3387 Glucoamylase and related glycosyl hydrolases), with protein sequence MNKRNQYQPIEDYGIIGDLNTVALVSKRGSIDFMCFPDFDSPSIFAAMLDKEKGGYFNIHPLLEDINHKQLYLPETNILLTRFLSDEGVAEVSDFMPEEEAYGGKEIIRRVACIKGEMRFKLECCPRFDYARAQHTITQINEHEVIFTNQGSRRLVLRLISSVPLYHQQGDVYAEFTLGAGDLADFMLEEVAENPVQLEELRAFVEKSLFDNIDYWKNWTAKCNYRGRWMEIVQRSALVLKLMTSYRWGSIVAAPTFSLPEDLGGERNWDYRYTWIRDASFTIYALINLGYKKEATAFMGWVERQCEKIGDGGYLRLMYTLDGELDLQEVELNHLEGYKQSRPVRIGNGAYDQIQLDIYGELLDSVYLYDKYVEPISYDFWLNLSRQVEWVCNNWQREDEGIWEVRGGKRQFLYSRLLCWVAIDRGMRIAENHSYPLPPRWREERDLIFHSIHHEFWDKELQAFVQFKGAKTVDAATLFMPIIRFISPTDPKWLSTLKRIEEELVSDSMVYRYRPDEEVEGLTGGEGTFSMCTFWYVECLARAGQLNKATLFFEKMLGFANHVGLYAEQLGVKGEHLGNFPQAFTHLGLISAALSLNKELNKSTDKPTIS encoded by the coding sequence ATGAATAAAAGGAATCAATATCAGCCAATAGAGGATTACGGCATTATTGGAGACCTGAATACTGTGGCCCTGGTTAGTAAACGGGGATCCATAGACTTTATGTGTTTCCCCGATTTTGATTCTCCCAGCATATTTGCTGCGATGCTGGATAAAGAGAAGGGTGGCTATTTTAACATCCATCCTTTACTGGAAGATATTAACCACAAGCAGCTCTACCTGCCCGAGACAAACATCCTGCTCACCCGTTTCCTATCAGATGAGGGTGTAGCAGAGGTCTCTGACTTTATGCCCGAGGAAGAAGCCTATGGTGGTAAAGAAATCATTCGGAGGGTGGCCTGCATTAAAGGAGAAATGCGCTTTAAGCTGGAGTGCTGCCCCCGCTTTGATTATGCACGGGCTCAGCATACCATCACCCAGATCAACGAGCATGAAGTGATCTTCACCAACCAGGGCAGTCGCCGACTGGTGCTGCGGCTTATCAGTAGTGTTCCTCTTTATCATCAGCAGGGAGACGTTTATGCTGAATTCACCCTTGGAGCAGGCGATCTGGCTGATTTTATGCTGGAAGAGGTGGCGGAAAATCCTGTTCAACTCGAAGAATTAAGGGCTTTCGTTGAAAAAAGTCTTTTCGATAATATCGATTACTGGAAAAACTGGACCGCAAAATGTAATTATCGCGGCCGCTGGATGGAGATTGTGCAACGCTCGGCCCTGGTATTAAAGTTGATGACCTCCTACCGCTGGGGATCCATTGTAGCGGCGCCTACCTTTTCCTTGCCTGAAGATTTGGGAGGGGAGCGTAACTGGGACTATCGCTATACCTGGATCCGCGACGCCTCCTTCACCATTTATGCGCTCATTAACCTGGGCTATAAAAAAGAAGCAACCGCCTTTATGGGCTGGGTGGAAAGGCAATGTGAGAAAATTGGTGACGGTGGTTACCTGCGCCTGATGTACACACTGGATGGAGAGCTGGACCTGCAGGAGGTAGAGTTAAACCACCTGGAAGGCTATAAACAATCCAGGCCTGTGCGTATTGGCAATGGCGCCTACGACCAGATACAGCTGGATATTTACGGTGAGCTGCTGGATTCGGTCTACCTGTACGACAAATATGTTGAGCCCATCTCCTACGACTTTTGGCTAAACCTCTCCAGGCAGGTAGAATGGGTATGCAACAACTGGCAAAGAGAAGATGAAGGCATCTGGGAGGTACGCGGTGGCAAACGCCAGTTCCTCTACTCCAGGCTGCTTTGCTGGGTAGCTATTGACAGAGGCATGCGTATTGCAGAGAATCATTCATACCCCCTGCCGCCACGCTGGCGGGAAGAGCGCGATTTAATCTTTCACAGCATTCACCACGAGTTTTGGGATAAAGAGCTGCAGGCATTTGTCCAGTTTAAAGGAGCCAAAACGGTAGATGCTGCCACCCTGTTCATGCCTATTATTCGTTTTATCAGCCCCACAGATCCTAAATGGCTCTCTACCCTTAAGCGCATCGAAGAGGAGCTGGTGTCCGATTCAATGGTCTACCGCTACCGTCCTGACGAAGAGGTAGAAGGACTCACTGGTGGCGAAGGCACCTTTTCTATGTGCACCTTCTGGTATGTGGAGTGCCTGGCCCGGGCAGGGCAGCTGAATAAAGCCACCCTCTTTTTTGAGAAAATGCTGGGGTTTGCAAATCATGTTGGCCTTTATGCCGAACAATTGGGGGTAAAGGGCGAGCATCTGGGCAATTTCCCACAAGCCTTTACACATCTTGGCCTAATCAGTGCCGCCCTTAGCCTAAACAAAGAATTGAACAAAAGCACTGATAAACCAACGATATCATGA
- a CDS encoding hemerythrin HHE cation binding domain-containing protein (COG4309 Uncharacterized conserved protein) translates to MIAQAENILDVTTLIPREKHPTIFKRFEELKPGESLTIHNDHDPKPLYYQMLGELGNVFSWEYTEQGPEWWKVVLTKRGAEENDETLGEIAAKDIRKAQIFRKYGLDFCCGGKKTVKEACAEKGLDVTKIEQELKQTDRNVVAARPLPYNEWDPAFLADYIVNTHHTYVRQMLPDISAYALKVARVHGGHHPELIQINGLVESIKQELEGHLPKEENILFPYIKKLVQAKNSNQPLEKPHFGTVENPVKMMEMEHENAGHALEKIRELSNNYSLPEDACGSYRLLFKMLEEFESDLHIHIHLENNILFPKALEIEKQLRS, encoded by the coding sequence ATGATCGCACAAGCAGAAAATATCCTGGACGTAACCACCTTAATACCAAGAGAAAAGCACCCTACTATCTTCAAAAGGTTTGAAGAGCTAAAGCCTGGTGAAAGTCTGACCATCCACAACGACCACGATCCCAAACCACTCTACTACCAGATGCTTGGAGAGCTGGGCAATGTATTTAGCTGGGAATATACCGAGCAGGGGCCTGAGTGGTGGAAGGTAGTGCTGACCAAACGCGGCGCCGAAGAAAATGACGAAACCCTGGGTGAAATTGCCGCAAAGGATATCCGCAAAGCCCAGATCTTTCGCAAATACGGCCTGGACTTCTGCTGCGGCGGCAAGAAAACAGTTAAGGAGGCTTGTGCCGAAAAAGGTCTCGATGTAACGAAGATTGAACAGGAACTGAAGCAGACAGATCGTAACGTAGTGGCAGCCCGTCCTCTGCCCTACAATGAGTGGGACCCAGCTTTCCTGGCAGATTACATTGTAAATACACACCACACCTATGTACGCCAGATGCTTCCCGACATCAGTGCCTATGCGCTAAAGGTAGCCCGGGTACATGGTGGCCATCATCCGGAGCTTATCCAGATCAACGGACTGGTAGAAAGCATCAAGCAGGAACTGGAGGGGCACCTGCCTAAAGAAGAAAACATACTATTCCCTTATATTAAAAAGCTGGTACAGGCTAAAAACAGCAACCAGCCCCTGGAAAAACCCCACTTTGGTACCGTAGAAAACCCGGTGAAAATGATGGAGATGGAGCACGAAAATGCCGGACATGCCCTGGAAAAGATCAGGGAGCTAAGCAACAACTACAGCCTGCCCGAAGATGCCTGCGGCAGTTACAGGCTGCTCTTTAAAATGCTGGAAGAGTTTGAGAGTGACCTGCATATCCACATCCACCTGGAGAACAATATTCTCTTCCCCAAAGCACTGGAGATTGAAAAACAGCTGCGGTCATGA
- a CDS encoding xanthine dehydrogenase (COG1319 Aerobic-type carbon monoxide dehydrogenase, middle subunit CoxM/CutM homologs), producing MRPFTYTRARDVSGAVSAVSGNEQAKFIAGGTNLLDLMKIDVMKPRHLVDITRLALNTVEETAEGGLRLGALATNADTAYHPLIEKRYPLLSHAILAGATAQLRNKATNGGNLLQRTRCYYFYDTSTACNKREPGTGCSAISGYNRIHAILGHSEHCIATHPSDMAVALAALDARIMVTGPRGERSIPILEFHRLPGDTPEKDTNLGEDEIITAIELPSKGFAQHYTYLKNRDRASYAFALVSVAAGLEMEGGTIQEARIALGGVAHKPWRNPEAEALLKGLKASRDNFEPVADAYVQGAKGFEHNSFKIELARRSIVRALLQAAKTEE from the coding sequence ATGAGACCTTTTACCTATACCCGCGCCAGGGACGTTTCAGGCGCGGTAAGCGCTGTAAGCGGAAACGAGCAGGCAAAATTTATTGCAGGCGGTACCAACCTGCTCGACCTGATGAAGATAGATGTGATGAAGCCCCGGCACCTGGTGGATATTACACGCCTGGCACTGAATACAGTAGAAGAAACAGCGGAAGGAGGCCTGCGGCTGGGAGCACTGGCCACCAATGCCGATACCGCATATCATCCGCTGATTGAAAAGCGCTACCCGCTGCTTTCGCATGCTATCCTGGCAGGGGCAACGGCTCAGCTCCGGAACAAGGCCACCAATGGAGGCAACCTGCTGCAACGCACCCGCTGCTACTATTTTTACGATACCAGCACCGCCTGTAACAAACGGGAGCCCGGTACGGGCTGCTCGGCCATCTCGGGTTACAACCGCATCCATGCCATTTTAGGCCACAGCGAACACTGTATTGCCACCCACCCTTCCGATATGGCAGTGGCTCTTGCTGCACTGGATGCCAGGATTATGGTTACAGGTCCTCGGGGAGAACGCAGCATTCCCATCCTGGAATTTCACCGGCTGCCGGGCGATACGCCTGAAAAAGACACGAACCTGGGCGAGGATGAAATTATTACCGCCATAGAACTGCCTTCCAAAGGTTTTGCCCAACACTACACCTACCTGAAGAACCGCGACCGTGCCTCCTATGCCTTTGCGCTGGTTTCTGTTGCTGCAGGCCTGGAAATGGAGGGCGGCACCATTCAGGAAGCACGTATTGCATTGGGCGGAGTGGCACACAAACCCTGGCGTAATCCGGAAGCAGAAGCACTGCTTAAAGGATTAAAAGCGAGCAGGGATAACTTTGAGCCTGTTGCTGATGCTTATGTACAGGGTGCTAAAGGCTTTGAACACAATAGTTTTAAAATTGAATTGGCCCGGCGCTCCATTGTTCGTGCGCTCCTGCAGGCTGCTAAAACAGAGGAGTAA
- a CDS encoding hypothetical protein (COG3278 Cbb3-type cytochrome oxidase, subunit 1) produces MKSTSSFSEINMIITGNTTLQKTTHYKVVLPFYLYAAVAFLLSCLLLFIFSDAFQLHYFNPHTLAITHLMALGWGTMMILGASHQLVPVLIEGKLYSNRLALLSFVLAGLGIPLLVWGFYTFNMGWPAQWGAIVLNLGIVAYLLNLGMSMAKSSTRSVYAAFILAAICWLLLTTGLGALLVFNFTYELLSSNSLTYLPLHAHMGIAGWFLMLVFGVGARLIPMFLISKYTNEKLLWTVFGCLNLGLITFIAFSLCGHPVLLRIIPPLLVTAGISLFGYYCRKAYEQRIRKQGDNPMKVSLLSVAMMVLPLLFLLILVVLMSYTGDHNRLVLLYGFCIFFGWLTAIILGMTFKTLPFIVWNKVYHQRAGKGKTPSPKDLFSNRQFNWMSISYVTGFSCFAFGLFLQEGQLLKAGAVLLIAAAFLYNLNILKIIWHKPASI; encoded by the coding sequence ATGAAGTCCACCTCATCATTTTCAGAAATTAACATGATCATTACAGGAAATACCACTTTACAAAAAACTACTCACTACAAGGTAGTGCTGCCCTTTTACCTCTATGCAGCGGTGGCTTTCCTGCTTTCCTGCCTGCTGTTGTTTATCTTCAGCGATGCCTTCCAGCTGCATTACTTTAACCCCCACACACTGGCCATTACACACCTGATGGCGCTTGGCTGGGGCACCATGATGATCCTGGGTGCCAGCCATCAGCTGGTGCCGGTGCTTATTGAAGGAAAACTGTACAGCAACAGGCTGGCCCTGCTCTCCTTTGTACTGGCTGGTCTGGGCATTCCGCTGCTGGTATGGGGTTTTTACACCTTCAATATGGGGTGGCCGGCACAGTGGGGAGCCATTGTACTGAACCTGGGCATTGTAGCGTACCTGCTGAACCTGGGCATGAGCATGGCCAAAAGCAGCACCAGAAGTGTGTACGCTGCCTTTATCCTGGCTGCCATCTGCTGGCTGCTGCTTACTACCGGGCTGGGCGCACTGCTGGTATTTAATTTTACCTATGAGCTGCTAAGCAGCAACTCGCTCACCTATCTGCCCCTGCATGCTCATATGGGAATTGCAGGCTGGTTTTTAATGCTGGTTTTTGGTGTGGGTGCCCGGCTCATTCCCATGTTCCTGATCTCCAAGTACACCAATGAAAAGCTGCTGTGGACGGTCTTTGGCTGCCTGAACCTGGGGCTCATTACCTTCATCGCTTTTTCTCTCTGCGGGCATCCGGTGCTTCTGCGGATCATCCCGCCGCTGCTGGTTACCGCCGGCATCTCTTTGTTCGGCTATTACTGCCGCAAAGCCTATGAACAGCGCATCCGCAAGCAGGGAGACAATCCCATGAAGGTTTCGCTGCTATCGGTAGCCATGATGGTCCTGCCACTGCTGTTTTTGCTTATCCTGGTGGTGCTGATGTCTTACACAGGCGATCACAACCGGCTGGTACTGCTCTACGGTTTCTGCATATTCTTTGGCTGGCTAACCGCCATCATACTGGGCATGACCTTTAAAACACTGCCCTTCATTGTCTGGAACAAAGTGTACCACCAGCGTGCCGGCAAAGGCAAAACACCCAGTCCCAAAGATCTTTTCAGCAACAGGCAGTTTAACTGGATGTCCATCAGCTATGTGACTGGTTTTTCCTGCTTTGCCTTTGGCCTGTTTTTGCAGGAAGGTCAGCTGCTGAAAGCCGGAGCGGTCCTGCTGATTGCTGCGGCATTTCTGTATAATTTAAATATCTTGAAAATAATCTGGCACAAACCAGCCTCTATATGA